The following coding sequences lie in one Gallaecimonas pentaromativorans genomic window:
- the rsgA gene encoding small ribosomal subunit biogenesis GTPase RsgA — MAKRSKLTHGQQRRVKANHAKRLKQQDEVAIDDALLGSPEEGLVLSRFGQHADVEDAEGKVHRLNLRRTVGSLVTGDKVVWRRGNEALAGISGVIEAVHERHSVLTRPDFYDGIKPVAANIDQMYIVSSVLPVLSTHIIDRYLVAGETLGVESVIILNKTDLLDEAARQDAEQQLALYRDIGYQVLLVSVKKGEGMAELEATLQDEVSIFVGQSGVGKSSLVNRLLPDAAAQVGDVSQNSGLGQHTTTVARLFHFPTGGDLIDSPGIREFALWHLDETTIARGFREFRAFLGTCKFRDCKHKADPGCALNAAIARGELAQSRLDSYHRIVDSLAESRPSFA, encoded by the coding sequence GTGGCCAAACGCAGCAAACTGACCCACGGCCAACAGCGCCGGGTTAAAGCCAATCATGCCAAACGTCTTAAGCAGCAGGACGAGGTCGCCATCGACGATGCCCTGCTGGGCAGCCCCGAAGAAGGCTTGGTGCTCTCGCGCTTTGGCCAGCACGCCGATGTGGAAGATGCTGAGGGCAAGGTGCACCGCCTGAACCTGAGGCGCACCGTCGGCTCGCTGGTCACTGGCGACAAAGTGGTGTGGCGCCGGGGCAACGAGGCCCTGGCCGGTATCAGCGGCGTGATTGAGGCGGTACACGAGCGCCATTCGGTGCTGACCCGCCCGGATTTCTACGACGGCATCAAGCCGGTGGCCGCCAATATCGACCAGATGTACATCGTCTCTTCGGTGCTGCCGGTGCTCTCTACCCACATCATCGACCGCTACCTGGTGGCCGGCGAGACCTTGGGGGTCGAGTCGGTGATCATCCTCAATAAAACCGACCTATTGGACGAGGCGGCCCGCCAGGACGCCGAGCAGCAATTAGCCCTGTACCGCGACATTGGCTACCAGGTGCTGCTGGTGTCGGTGAAAAAAGGCGAAGGCATGGCAGAGCTTGAGGCCACGCTGCAAGATGAAGTGAGTATCTTTGTCGGCCAGTCGGGGGTGGGTAAATCCTCTCTGGTGAACCGGCTGCTGCCGGACGCCGCAGCCCAAGTGGGGGACGTGTCACAGAACTCCGGCCTTGGCCAGCACACCACCACGGTGGCCAGACTCTTTCACTTCCCCACCGGCGGGGATTTGATTGATTCCCCCGGCATTCGCGAATTTGCGCTCTGGCACCTGGACGAAACTACCATCGCCCGCGGCTTTCGCGAGTTCCGGGCCTTTTTGGGCACCTGCAAGTTTCGCGACTGCAAACACAAGGCCGATCCGGGCTGCGCCCTCAATGCCGCCATTGCCCGTGGAGAACTGGCCCAAAGCCGCCTAGACAGTTACCATCGCATTGTTGACTCGCTGGCCGAGAGCCGGCCCAGTTTCGCCTGA